Below is a window of Roseofilum reptotaenium CS-1145 DNA.
ATTCCCTGAACGTTGTCATTATTCTAACTGAGATGTAATTCCCTTTGGGACGGTTGAAGGTTAGGGTGATGGTATGCTCTAATCAATGAGAAAGTCCAATGACCCATTAAAGCATAAAACCTGGTTATGAATTTAACGACTGGCTTGCTAAACCGTATTACTCAAACTCCCGGTCAATGTGGAGGTCGTCCCTGTATTCGAGGGATGCGAATTCGCGTCACTGATATTTTGGAAATGTTGGCGGAAAATGTTAGCGTTACTGAAATTTTAGAAGACTTTCCCGATTTAGAACTAGCAGATATTCAAGCCTGTTTGCTCTTTGCTGCACGACGTACTGATTTTCCTAGACTCACAGCATGAAGATTTGGATTGATGCTCAACTGCCACCCACACTAGCCAATTGGCTGACAGAAACCTTTGGTTTGGAAGCGACTGCATTGCGAGATTTAGCACTTCGGGATGCTCAAGATATCGAGATTTTTGAAGCAGCACGAGTGGAAAATGTTGCGATCATGACGAAAGACAGTGATTTCATCGATTTAGTCTGTCGTTTGGGATCGCCTCCTCAAATTTTGTGGCTAACTTGTGGTAATGTCACGAACCGCAACTTGCGACAATTGTTGACAGCGACTTTGCCTGATGCGTTAGAGCAATTGCGCCAAGGAGAAATGATGGTGGAAATTACGAATACTCCTTAAATGGTATCGAATACATTTTGTACTTAATTTTCCAGAGACTAGAAACCGGGTTTCTTCAAATGTTGGATAAGCAGGAAAAGCTATGGCAGAAACTCGGTTTCTTAAATCCCCTCCCTGTGTGTTCAAGAGAGGGGAAGATGTCAAAGGTGCTTATGGGCTAAAGTATTTAGAAACTGGATGGTGGGTGATAATCGCGCTTGTTGATTGTTCGGGATAGATTTGCTCGCTCTCGTCCATATATAGCGCTGCGCGCTATAGTGTTTACAAATCCTTAAAAACGGCATCGATAGCTTGTTCGATATCAAAATTAAATAATGGTAGTGCTTTTCTGATAGCCGTCTTGATTTTATGCCACCAATGTTCAATGGGATTTAAATCCGGGGAGTAAGTCGGTAAAAACAGCAATTCACATCCGGCTTGTTCGATAATTTCTCTGATTTTCTTAGAGTTATGGAAAGGAGCATTATCCATGATAATCACTTTTCCCGGTTCAACTTCAGGTAACAACACCTTTTCCAGCCAAGCTTCGATTAGTCGAGCCGTACAATATCCCTGGTAGACAAAGGGGGCCAAAAATTCGTTCTGACATAAAGCTCCGATTAAACTTAGTCGTTTTTGGCGTTTTCCGGGTCGATTTCCCACAAATCTTTCCCAGTCTTTTATCTTTGATACCCAAGTGGGGGGATCTGGCTTTTTAGCCGATGTTGAACCGGTTGAAAGGAAATGACTCTGCCACT
It encodes the following:
- a CDS encoding IS630 family transposase, encoding MSRWTAMAQAYSQDLRIRALNLIKSGMSITDISRLLCISRPTLYKWQSHFLSTGSTSAKKPDPPTWVSKIKDWERFVGNRPGKRQKRLSLIGALCQNEFLAPFVYQGYCTARLIEAWLEKVLLPEVEPGKVIIMDNAPFHNSKKIREIIEQAGCELLFLPTYSPDLNPIEHWWHKIKTAIRKALPLFNFDIEQAIDAVFKDL
- a CDS encoding DUF5615 family PIN-like protein, with the translated sequence MKIWIDAQLPPTLANWLTETFGLEATALRDLALRDAQDIEIFEAARVENVAIMTKDSDFIDLVCRLGSPPQILWLTCGNVTNRNLRQLLTATLPDALEQLRQGEMMVEITNTP
- a CDS encoding DUF433 domain-containing protein, giving the protein MNLTTGLLNRITQTPGQCGGRPCIRGMRIRVTDILEMLAENVSVTEILEDFPDLELADIQACLLFAARRTDFPRLTA